A genomic window from Candidatus Pelagisphaera phototrophica includes:
- the argA gene encoding amino-acid N-acetyltransferase: MEQRISNINPTDLRGILNYVPRFLGQTFVISLDGAIIDNDNLPNLLLDIAVLRSLQINVVIAHGISKQLSKLSSSRGIAITNADGSSVTDQATLDLAIRASSRASHQILEALTQSGLKCAITNSVRSTPMGIIKGVDFQRSGKVDRIDAEFLTHLISKSIIPIIQPIGFDRNGHTFRINSDLLAIEVAFALKATKTIFITERDGLEIENGFARQLSVDRLEASLGSNSIKEPFLSKAEQALAGVKGGIARIHILNGNIHDGLIREVFSNEGVGTLVHGNEYQQIRQATRSDVPRIFNLTSGSVEKEELTRRSIESIEKDINNFYVYEIDGNLVGCVLITRFEEESTTAEINTLFVHPLHQRQGVGSKLTSFACLKLKDLGVERVLALTTQSVGFFETVDGFTETSSDILPKGRRVRYDSHNRNSKVFLKTLQTPSEKQM, encoded by the coding sequence ATGGAACAAAGAATATCCAATATCAACCCAACCGATTTGCGCGGCATTCTCAATTATGTCCCAAGATTCCTGGGACAAACCTTTGTTATCTCCTTAGACGGCGCAATTATCGACAATGACAATCTACCCAACCTCCTCCTAGACATAGCGGTTCTGCGAAGCTTGCAAATCAATGTCGTCATCGCGCACGGCATAAGCAAGCAACTGTCCAAGTTGTCTTCAAGTCGCGGCATCGCAATCACCAATGCAGATGGATCATCCGTAACTGACCAAGCCACATTGGATCTTGCTATTCGAGCATCGTCGCGAGCATCCCACCAGATATTGGAAGCCCTCACTCAATCAGGCTTGAAATGCGCTATCACCAATTCAGTACGATCGACTCCTATGGGAATCATCAAAGGGGTCGATTTTCAAAGAAGTGGAAAGGTGGACCGAATTGATGCTGAATTCCTCACACACCTAATATCAAAAAGCATCATACCCATTATTCAGCCGATTGGTTTCGATCGGAACGGACATACTTTTCGAATAAACAGTGACCTTCTCGCCATCGAGGTTGCTTTCGCCCTGAAGGCCACTAAAACGATTTTTATAACCGAAAGAGACGGTCTCGAAATAGAAAACGGGTTCGCGCGCCAACTTTCTGTAGACAGACTCGAGGCGAGCCTTGGAAGTAATTCTATCAAGGAGCCCTTTCTCAGTAAAGCGGAGCAAGCCCTTGCCGGAGTTAAGGGGGGCATCGCTCGTATCCACATTTTGAATGGCAATATTCACGATGGACTTATCCGTGAGGTCTTTTCCAATGAAGGCGTCGGAACACTAGTACACGGAAACGAGTATCAGCAGATCAGGCAAGCGACTCGATCCGACGTTCCCAGAATTTTCAATCTAACGAGCGGCTCTGTGGAAAAGGAAGAGCTCACTCGCCGCTCCATTGAGTCGATCGAAAAGGACATCAACAACTTCTATGTTTACGAGATCGATGGCAACTTAGTCGGATGCGTTCTCATAACTCGATTTGAGGAGGAATCTACCACCGCGGAAATAAACACTCTGTTCGTTCACCCCTTACACCAGCGGCAGGGTGTAGGCTCAAAACTTACGAGCTTCGCCTGCCTCAAACTTAAAGATCTCGGTGTCGAACGCGTATTGGCCCTCACAACGCAAAGCGTTGGCTTTTTCGAAACCGTTGATGGGTTCACCGAAACAAGTTCCGACATTCTACCGAAAGGTCGGCGAGTCCGCTACGATTCTCACAACCGTAATTCGAAGGTTTTCCTAAAAACCCTACAAACTCCATCTGAGAAACAGATGTAG
- a CDS encoding ATP-dependent Clp protease adaptor ClpS, with translation MVSLIGGGGSFAPETSIDSTTELSGVWNVIVLNDPVNLMSYVTMVFKKVLGMSRGDAEAHMMEVHELGRSVVWTGEREKAETYLYQLQEWHLTAILEKNESSA, from the coding sequence ATGGTGTCTCTCATTGGTGGTGGCGGTTCCTTCGCCCCTGAAACTAGCATTGATAGTACAACGGAACTATCGGGTGTTTGGAATGTAATCGTCTTAAATGATCCAGTCAACTTGATGTCATATGTAACGATGGTGTTCAAAAAGGTGTTGGGAATGTCCCGTGGTGATGCTGAAGCGCATATGATGGAAGTGCACGAGCTTGGCCGTTCAGTCGTCTGGACAGGGGAGCGGGAAAAGGCGGAAACCTATTTGTATCAATTGCAAGAATGGCATTTAACCGCGATCCTGGAGAAGAATGAGTCGTCAGCTTGA
- a CDS encoding metallophosphoesterase: MIRIFSDLHWGHKASRVKELDVLESLVSGVDTVIFNGDTVEQKFEDSPAHVDHPLPSIGRLKDKIESLDSKAIFLTGNHDPEVSQAHYCTIDNGSVLITHGDAIFDAIAPWSANARILKKLVEQGLGKYHADGSNPFYDHLQVFKEASIKEHAILKDYDPTVWGKIEVFVRQAWPPNRPLKILECWENAPKKATGLMTQFGMSPDFLIIGHTHKPDISVIGGTTVINTGAFLPWPGATAVDIDSTGITVRKVMHRKGEFSLGETVKRFKKEIDLQSLETPVPKNNKIRSRADSQVFA; encoded by the coding sequence GTGATTAGAATTTTTTCAGACCTCCACTGGGGACACAAGGCAAGCCGCGTCAAAGAGTTAGACGTGCTGGAAAGCCTCGTTTCCGGAGTAGACACTGTGATTTTTAACGGTGACACGGTTGAACAGAAATTCGAGGATTCACCTGCTCACGTTGATCATCCGCTACCTTCCATCGGGCGTTTAAAGGATAAAATTGAAAGCCTTGATTCGAAGGCCATCTTCCTCACTGGAAACCACGATCCGGAAGTCTCCCAGGCCCATTACTGCACAATCGACAATGGGTCCGTGCTGATCACCCACGGCGATGCCATATTTGACGCGATTGCTCCCTGGAGTGCAAACGCCAGAATACTCAAAAAGTTGGTCGAACAAGGGCTGGGAAAGTACCATGCAGATGGATCCAATCCTTTCTACGACCACCTTCAGGTGTTCAAGGAAGCTTCAATCAAAGAGCACGCCATTCTGAAGGACTACGATCCCACTGTCTGGGGAAAGATCGAAGTTTTCGTTCGTCAAGCCTGGCCCCCCAATCGGCCACTAAAAATTTTAGAATGCTGGGAAAACGCTCCGAAAAAGGCTACGGGTCTAATGACTCAATTCGGGATGTCACCCGATTTCCTGATAATCGGGCACACCCATAAGCCAGATATTTCGGTTATTGGCGGAACCACTGTCATTAATACCGGTGCTTTCCTTCCTTGGCCCGGTGCAACTGCCGTCGATATTGATTCAACGGGCATCACCGTTCGAAAAGTCATGCACCGAAAAGGAGAGTTTTCGCTCGGTGAAACCGTGAAGCGATTCAAAAAGGAGATTGATCTTCAATCGCTTGAAACACCCGTTCCCAAGAACAATAAAATTCGCTCTAGAGCCGATTCACAGGTATTTGCATAA
- a CDS encoding proline--tRNA ligase: MQYWSKAYIPTLKESPAEAEIESHKLLLRAGLVRKIGGGLYAFLPLGKRVLDKVSQICREEMNAAGAIELLMPAVLPAEQWKAGPRWNAVREVMYSVSSAGADAKISEDPQYVLGPTHEEVITPLIGSEISSYRDLGKTFYQIQTKYRNEIRPRYGLMRAREFIMKDGYSFDESDEKAEETYHQMAAAYEKFFARCGLTFISVEADTGIMGGAFSHEFMVPAEVGDDDVVYCEESGYAANVEKATSGIVPDGLSVEAPEGEVVEFETPGATTINALAKEPYKVAAARQYKTLLYVGDDKLFAIVIRGCDDLQESKLGSLGYEFVRPATPDEIESVMGAKPGSLGVVNGTIKQHDQLDGVFADDAIRLIGNGVTGANKDGFHLKHVNVERDLDIDNFGDFRQVKPGEPCPKSGKPLKIARAIEVGHIFKLGTKFSESESWGAKFHDSEKQTKPAVMGCYGIGVSRTVQAVIEQSRDKWGIVWPWSVAPYQVVITVLDPGMEEAADLAEKIGVAAESEGADVLVDDRDERPGVKFKDADLIGIPLRVTIGGRGLKEGIVELKWRIEDDIRKVAIDEVVEVVASAIREKNSS; the protein is encoded by the coding sequence ATGCAATATTGGAGCAAAGCCTACATTCCCACGCTTAAAGAAAGTCCTGCCGAAGCGGAGATCGAATCGCATAAGTTGCTGCTACGTGCGGGTTTGGTTCGCAAGATTGGAGGGGGCCTCTACGCTTTTCTTCCACTCGGCAAGCGGGTCTTGGATAAGGTTTCGCAGATATGCCGCGAGGAAATGAACGCTGCAGGGGCGATCGAACTCCTTATGCCAGCGGTACTTCCCGCAGAGCAATGGAAGGCGGGGCCTCGCTGGAATGCGGTTCGCGAAGTGATGTACTCGGTCAGCAGCGCTGGAGCTGACGCGAAGATTTCTGAGGACCCGCAATACGTTTTGGGTCCGACGCATGAAGAAGTGATTACTCCATTAATCGGATCGGAGATTTCAAGTTATCGAGATTTGGGTAAAACATTCTATCAAATCCAGACTAAGTACCGAAATGAAATTCGCCCTCGCTACGGATTGATGCGAGCTCGTGAATTCATCATGAAGGACGGGTACAGTTTCGACGAGAGTGATGAAAAGGCAGAGGAAACCTACCATCAAATGGCGGCGGCTTACGAAAAGTTCTTCGCTCGATGCGGACTGACATTCATCTCAGTGGAAGCCGATACGGGTATCATGGGTGGAGCATTTTCCCACGAGTTTATGGTGCCGGCTGAAGTGGGGGATGATGATGTCGTTTATTGTGAGGAAAGTGGATACGCTGCCAATGTAGAGAAGGCGACGAGTGGGATTGTGCCGGACGGTCTTTCTGTCGAAGCTCCTGAAGGGGAGGTAGTAGAATTTGAAACTCCTGGAGCGACTACGATTAATGCTCTCGCCAAGGAGCCTTATAAGGTTGCCGCAGCAAGGCAGTACAAAACGCTGCTCTATGTGGGTGACGACAAATTGTTCGCGATTGTGATTCGTGGTTGTGACGACTTGCAGGAATCTAAGCTTGGGAGTTTAGGGTATGAGTTTGTCCGGCCGGCAACCCCAGATGAAATTGAATCAGTCATGGGTGCGAAGCCGGGAAGCCTTGGAGTGGTAAATGGGACGATCAAGCAGCACGATCAGTTGGATGGAGTATTCGCTGATGATGCGATCCGTCTTATTGGCAATGGAGTGACGGGAGCGAACAAAGATGGATTTCACTTAAAGCACGTAAATGTTGAGAGGGATTTGGACATCGATAACTTCGGTGACTTTCGCCAGGTAAAACCCGGCGAGCCCTGCCCCAAGTCGGGGAAACCGCTAAAAATCGCTCGGGCTATTGAGGTGGGGCACATTTTCAAGCTGGGGACCAAATTTAGTGAGAGCGAATCTTGGGGTGCGAAATTCCATGATTCTGAAAAGCAAACAAAGCCAGCCGTCATGGGGTGTTATGGTATTGGTGTTTCTAGGACGGTTCAGGCGGTAATCGAGCAGTCTCGCGATAAATGGGGTATCGTTTGGCCTTGGAGTGTGGCTCCTTATCAGGTTGTTATCACGGTCCTTGATCCAGGAATGGAAGAGGCTGCAGACTTGGCGGAAAAGATTGGTGTCGCGGCCGAGTCGGAAGGAGCCGATGTTTTGGTGGACGATAGGGACGAACGTCCGGGAGTTAAATTTAAGGATGCCGATCTAATTGGGATTCCGTTGAGGGTCACGATTGGCGGGCGTGGATTGAAAGAAGGCATTGTCGAATTGAAATGGAGAATTGAAGATGATATCCGGAAAGTAGCGATTGATGAGGTCGTAGAAGTAGTGGCTTCAGCGATACGTGAGAAGAATTCTTCATAA